One genomic region from Anabaena sp. PCC 7108 encodes:
- a CDS encoding acyl carrier protein encodes MTKLSEDNRVSEQSDKLTSQEISNWLVSYISDLLEIEPEEIDLQNTFARYGLDSSSAVMLTGDLQDWLGKDIEPTIMYDYPTIADLAEHLAQVN; translated from the coding sequence CAGAGTAAGTGAACAAAGCGATAAATTGACATCACAAGAAATTAGCAACTGGCTAGTTTCCTACATATCAGATTTGCTAGAAATTGAACCTGAAGAAATAGATTTACAAAATACTTTTGCCCGTTATGGTTTAGATTCATCATCCGCAGTAATGTTAACGGGAGATTTACAAGATTGGCTAGGAAAAGACATAGAACCAACAATCATGTATGATTATCCAACAATTGCGGACCTAGCGGAACATTTAGCTCAGGTCAACTAA